The following proteins are encoded in a genomic region of Armatimonadota bacterium:
- a CDS encoding DUF4338 domain-containing protein — MSSTTGGQHRFCGRTFSAHELETIRGLIADGSRTRVELSRLVCEELEWLRPDGRLKDMSCRVAMLRMHRNGLIELPPPQRSNGNGRRKPRLTSASDPQIPITLPVGELGELEFVQIQAGKQSLLWNELIERHHYLGYQPLAGAQIRYFVFARARLLAALGFGASAWKVAPRDRFIGWTHEQRILNLRFVVNNARFLILPWVQSRNLASHLLSRVVKRLPQDWENRYGYRPVLLETFVGMRFRGTCYQAANWVEVGQTQGRGKLDRWNRYALPVKRIFLYPLRRGFRRQLCTQDLALHGQQRRV, encoded by the coding sequence ATGTCGAGCACGACGGGCGGTCAGCATCGTTTCTGTGGTCGCACGTTCAGTGCGCATGAACTGGAGACGATTCGCGGCCTGATCGCGGACGGTAGTAGGACCCGCGTGGAGCTTTCGCGGCTAGTGTGCGAAGAGCTCGAGTGGCTTCGACCGGACGGACGCCTCAAGGACATGTCGTGCCGGGTGGCGATGTTGCGGATGCACCGCAACGGTCTCATCGAACTACCGCCGCCGCAGCGCTCGAATGGAAACGGCAGACGGAAGCCACGTCTGACGTCGGCATCTGACCCACAGATACCCATCACTCTTCCGGTGGGCGAACTCGGAGAACTGGAGTTCGTACAGATCCAAGCGGGGAAGCAATCGTTGCTCTGGAACGAACTGATCGAGCGTCACCACTACCTTGGGTACCAGCCTTTGGCCGGTGCTCAGATCCGCTACTTCGTGTTCGCTCGTGCACGGCTTCTGGCAGCGCTAGGATTCGGGGCCTCAGCGTGGAAGGTGGCACCACGAGATCGGTTCATCGGCTGGACGCACGAACAGCGCATTCTCAACCTCAGGTTCGTCGTGAACAACGCGAGGTTCCTGATCTTGCCTTGGGTTCAGTCACGGAATCTCGCGTCGCATCTTCTTTCGAGAGTCGTCAAGCGGTTGCCGCAGGATTGGGAGAACCGCTACGGCTATCGCCCGGTGCTGCTGGAGACGTTCGTTGGGATGCGTTTTCGCGGTACGTGCTACCAGGCAGCCAACTGGGTCGAGGTCGGGCAAACACAGGGGCGCGGGAAGTTGGATCGGTGGAACCGCTACGCCCTGCCGGTGAAGCGCATCTTCCTCTACCCGCTCCGCCGCGGCTTCCGCCGCCAACTCTGCACACAAGATCTCGCGCTGCATGGTCAGCAGAGGCGAGTCTAG